In one Leptospira mtsangambouensis genomic region, the following are encoded:
- a CDS encoding chemotaxis protein CheX has translation MQIKADFINPFLEAATIVFRDVLQQDLIRGKIGIKDSPAPSHEIAIIIGVVGSFSGEVVYSMNLDAAYKVSRKLVPGLSDEDVKNEYKDILGEIANMTTGNAMNIFTSAGQSVEITTPNIQETNNTSVRFNKKPTLSINLYSKFGRIEVNVAIA, from the coding sequence ATGCAAATTAAAGCCGACTTCATCAACCCGTTCCTGGAAGCAGCCACCATCGTTTTCCGCGATGTTCTCCAACAGGATCTCATCCGAGGAAAAATCGGAATCAAAGATTCACCTGCGCCCAGCCATGAAATTGCAATCATCATCGGTGTGGTGGGATCTTTTAGTGGTGAAGTGGTTTATAGTATGAACCTCGATGCTGCCTACAAAGTGTCTCGCAAATTGGTTCCGGGTCTTTCTGATGAGGATGTAAAAAACGAATACAAAGACATCCTCGGTGAGATTGCCAACATGACCACAGGTAATGCGATGAATATTTTTACATCAGCAGGCCAATCGGTAGAAATCACTACACCAAACATCCAAGAGACAAACAACACTTCGGTTCGGTTTAACAAAAAACCAACCCTCTCCATCAACTTATATTCTAAGTTTGGAAGAATTGAAGTAAACGTCGCAATCGCTTAA